From the Dermochelys coriacea isolate rDerCor1 chromosome 26, rDerCor1.pri.v4, whole genome shotgun sequence genome, one window contains:
- the CKAP2L gene encoding cytoskeleton-associated protein 2-like isoform X1 produces the protein MERARAAAAQEERQNKLQEYLAAKGKLKCPNTKPYLKDRTNQPNPQLPPLSKSGPVVQTKKDVLSKVSKCIPKDHAPAVKNTRSAGHALQHRSSNAPGSQRPKTVPPNLLGRSTRPPANLLPNKSHCVQLNRMATSSTCHQLNQIQETGKSENRETVTDQRAVMLTQTGKDPQCGEHHSVTENLQKMVDCDKVNLPSKTTLESSENRTESGLDIKVQSRTGLNKPESKIGLVHRHTLGTAPRNNVGLKDRVTACWTSKELIQNKLAKSPPGCKVMCPQRPSSKALGSVPPSQIFTVSRTWLSKKSGAEKQCLRPSFVRQNTVKLQAVGRLSLARQPTQKQYVKHSRTCKTPGTLEVGRSKQQARAGQDLKLTRCPINSHVSKRPSVMELKAKSKPMSERPNSKTSGTANWQMNATKGKQCIKDLREASQTCNTKSKSTLPRNCTASTCMSRDQTSVGMLRNMRETPKRELLRVKEVLGNQDPKTSAAENRKKQLKQWLASKGKSYKRPPMTLPAKKSVKTMMNLSFWNGMEEEEKRKQLCVSDKINSMLTECLELAEKGFPSEELFTTLSSVPEAEKFAKFWICKAKLLARNGTIDMTGLYKAAVCAGAAPIQELREVVVEFLKNTDNASQGVPADPSAEVGSLSVEDTSEQPVLQGPRTPCPGLREQVVATPQSSLRFLTSKPVSLVKLQVVPMPRMKGLSNMQDWKFLTPVRRSLRIEHAISRYPEMLKEHDTVVSSLDEIMAMEDVSQFVFRKNEALLEEEDLKL, from the exons GTTGTCCAGACCAAGAAGGATGTTCTCTCAAAAGTGTCCAAATGCATACCAAAGGATCATGCACCTGCTGTCAAAAATACAAGAAGTGCAGGTCATGCTCTTCAGCACAGGTCCTCAAATGCCCCTGGGTCCCAGAGGCCAAAAACTGTACCTCCCAACCTTCTGGGAAGGAGTACAAGGCCACCTGCCAACCTTCTGCCAAACAAAAGCCATTGTGTGCAACTGAACAGAATGGCAACATCTTCTACCTGTCATCAGTTAAATCAAATACAAGAGACTGGGAAATCTGAAAATCGGGAGACAGTCACAGATCAAAGGGCTGTAATGTTGACCCAGACTGGAAAAGATCCCCAGTGTGGGGAGCACCACTCAGTAACTGAGAATTTGCAAAAAATGGTAGACTGTGATAAAGTAAACCTTCCTAGTAAAACCACTCTAGAATCTTCTGAGAACAGGACAGAGTCTGGGCTGGACATCAAAGTACAATCTAGGACTGGTTTAAACAAGCCAGAGAGCAAAATAGGTTTGGTTCACAGGCATACCTTGGGCACAGCTCCAAGGAATAATGTGGGTCTGAAAGACCGAGTTACTGCCTGTTGGACCAGTAAGGAACTAATTCAGAATAAACTAGCAAAATCTCCACCTGGCTGTAAAGTCATGTGTCCTCAAAGACCAAGCAGCAAAGCCCTGGGGTCAGTGCCTCCTTCCCAGATATTTACTGTTTCTAGGACTTGGCTATCCAAGAAATCAGGTGCAGAAAAACAGTGTCTACGTCCCAGTTTTGTGAGGCAAAACACAGTGAAATTACAGGCAGTTGGAAGGCTCAGTCTTGCAAGACAGCCCACACAAAAGCAATATGTGAAGCACTCAAGAACATGTAAAACTCCTGGCACTCTGGAAGTTGGAAGGTCCAAACAACAGGCTAGAGCTGGACAAGATTTGAAACTGACAAGGTGTCCCATAAATTCTCATGTCTCCAAGAGGCCCTCTGTGATGGAACTGAAAGCAAAATCAAAACCCATGTCAGAGAGACCCAATTCAAAAACAAGTGGCACAGCCAACTGGCAAATGAATGCAACAAAAGGGAAGCAGTGCATTAAagacttgagggaagcttctcaGACTTGTAATACAAAATCCAAAAGCACTCTCCCCAGAAATTGTACTGCAAGCACATGCATGTCCAGAGACCAAACCAGTGTTGGCATGCTTAGGAATATGAGAGAAACACCTAAGCGGGAGCTGTTAAGGGTAAAAGAGGTTCTGGGTAATCAGGATCCCAAGACCTCAGCTGCTGAGAATCGCAA GAAGCAACTGAAGCAGTGGTTGGCATCCAAAGGGAAATCGTATAAACGTCCGCCCATGACACTGCCTGCTAAAAAGTCAGTCAAGACGATGATGAACCTGTCCTTCTGGAAtggcatggaggaggaggagaagagaaagcaGCTCTGTGTGTCGGACAAGATCAACAGCATGTTGACAGAGTGTCTGGAACTCGCTGAGAAG GGTTTTCCTTCAGAGGAGCTCTTCACCACATTGTCCAGTGTTCCAGAGGCAGAGAAGTTTGCAAAGTTCTGGATATGCAAGGCAAAGCTGCTGGCTCGTAATGGCACCATTGACATGACTGGGTTGTATAAAGCAGCGGTTTGTGCTGGTGCTGCG CCAATCCAGGAGCTGAGAGAAGTTGTTGTTGAGTTTTTGAAAAATACAGACAACGCATCCCAAG GAGTCCCTGCAGACCCTTCTGCTGAAGTCGGCTCTCTCTCAGTGGAGGATACATCTGAACAGCCAGTGCTTCAGGGGCCCAGAACTCCTTGCCCTGGCTTGAGAGAGCAGGTTGTGGCAACTCCACAATCCAGTTTAAGGTTCTTGACTAGCAAGCCAGTCTCCTTGGTCAAGTTACAAGTTGTCCCAATGCCCAG AATGAAGGGACTGTCTAATATGCAAGACTGGAAATTCTTAACCCCAGTGCGGCGTTCTCTGCGGATAGAGCATGCCATATCCCGCTACCCAGAGATGCTGAAGGAACATGACACTGTAGTGTCTTCCCTTGATGAAATAATGGCCATGGAGGATGTGAGCCAGTTCGTGTTTCGTAAAAATGAGGCCCTGCTGGAAGAGGAGGACCTGAAGCTTTAG
- the CKAP2L gene encoding cytoskeleton-associated protein 2-like isoform X2, which translates to MSKYKVVQTKKDVLSKVSKCIPKDHAPAVKNTRSAGHALQHRSSNAPGSQRPKTVPPNLLGRSTRPPANLLPNKSHCVQLNRMATSSTCHQLNQIQETGKSENRETVTDQRAVMLTQTGKDPQCGEHHSVTENLQKMVDCDKVNLPSKTTLESSENRTESGLDIKVQSRTGLNKPESKIGLVHRHTLGTAPRNNVGLKDRVTACWTSKELIQNKLAKSPPGCKVMCPQRPSSKALGSVPPSQIFTVSRTWLSKKSGAEKQCLRPSFVRQNTVKLQAVGRLSLARQPTQKQYVKHSRTCKTPGTLEVGRSKQQARAGQDLKLTRCPINSHVSKRPSVMELKAKSKPMSERPNSKTSGTANWQMNATKGKQCIKDLREASQTCNTKSKSTLPRNCTASTCMSRDQTSVGMLRNMRETPKRELLRVKEVLGNQDPKTSAAENRKKQLKQWLASKGKSYKRPPMTLPAKKSVKTMMNLSFWNGMEEEEKRKQLCVSDKINSMLTECLELAEKGFPSEELFTTLSSVPEAEKFAKFWICKAKLLARNGTIDMTGLYKAAVCAGAAPIQELREVVVEFLKNTDNASQGVPADPSAEVGSLSVEDTSEQPVLQGPRTPCPGLREQVVATPQSSLRFLTSKPVSLVKLQVVPMPRMKGLSNMQDWKFLTPVRRSLRIEHAISRYPEMLKEHDTVVSSLDEIMAMEDVSQFVFRKNEALLEEEDLKL; encoded by the exons GTTGTCCAGACCAAGAAGGATGTTCTCTCAAAAGTGTCCAAATGCATACCAAAGGATCATGCACCTGCTGTCAAAAATACAAGAAGTGCAGGTCATGCTCTTCAGCACAGGTCCTCAAATGCCCCTGGGTCCCAGAGGCCAAAAACTGTACCTCCCAACCTTCTGGGAAGGAGTACAAGGCCACCTGCCAACCTTCTGCCAAACAAAAGCCATTGTGTGCAACTGAACAGAATGGCAACATCTTCTACCTGTCATCAGTTAAATCAAATACAAGAGACTGGGAAATCTGAAAATCGGGAGACAGTCACAGATCAAAGGGCTGTAATGTTGACCCAGACTGGAAAAGATCCCCAGTGTGGGGAGCACCACTCAGTAACTGAGAATTTGCAAAAAATGGTAGACTGTGATAAAGTAAACCTTCCTAGTAAAACCACTCTAGAATCTTCTGAGAACAGGACAGAGTCTGGGCTGGACATCAAAGTACAATCTAGGACTGGTTTAAACAAGCCAGAGAGCAAAATAGGTTTGGTTCACAGGCATACCTTGGGCACAGCTCCAAGGAATAATGTGGGTCTGAAAGACCGAGTTACTGCCTGTTGGACCAGTAAGGAACTAATTCAGAATAAACTAGCAAAATCTCCACCTGGCTGTAAAGTCATGTGTCCTCAAAGACCAAGCAGCAAAGCCCTGGGGTCAGTGCCTCCTTCCCAGATATTTACTGTTTCTAGGACTTGGCTATCCAAGAAATCAGGTGCAGAAAAACAGTGTCTACGTCCCAGTTTTGTGAGGCAAAACACAGTGAAATTACAGGCAGTTGGAAGGCTCAGTCTTGCAAGACAGCCCACACAAAAGCAATATGTGAAGCACTCAAGAACATGTAAAACTCCTGGCACTCTGGAAGTTGGAAGGTCCAAACAACAGGCTAGAGCTGGACAAGATTTGAAACTGACAAGGTGTCCCATAAATTCTCATGTCTCCAAGAGGCCCTCTGTGATGGAACTGAAAGCAAAATCAAAACCCATGTCAGAGAGACCCAATTCAAAAACAAGTGGCACAGCCAACTGGCAAATGAATGCAACAAAAGGGAAGCAGTGCATTAAagacttgagggaagcttctcaGACTTGTAATACAAAATCCAAAAGCACTCTCCCCAGAAATTGTACTGCAAGCACATGCATGTCCAGAGACCAAACCAGTGTTGGCATGCTTAGGAATATGAGAGAAACACCTAAGCGGGAGCTGTTAAGGGTAAAAGAGGTTCTGGGTAATCAGGATCCCAAGACCTCAGCTGCTGAGAATCGCAA GAAGCAACTGAAGCAGTGGTTGGCATCCAAAGGGAAATCGTATAAACGTCCGCCCATGACACTGCCTGCTAAAAAGTCAGTCAAGACGATGATGAACCTGTCCTTCTGGAAtggcatggaggaggaggagaagagaaagcaGCTCTGTGTGTCGGACAAGATCAACAGCATGTTGACAGAGTGTCTGGAACTCGCTGAGAAG GGTTTTCCTTCAGAGGAGCTCTTCACCACATTGTCCAGTGTTCCAGAGGCAGAGAAGTTTGCAAAGTTCTGGATATGCAAGGCAAAGCTGCTGGCTCGTAATGGCACCATTGACATGACTGGGTTGTATAAAGCAGCGGTTTGTGCTGGTGCTGCG CCAATCCAGGAGCTGAGAGAAGTTGTTGTTGAGTTTTTGAAAAATACAGACAACGCATCCCAAG GAGTCCCTGCAGACCCTTCTGCTGAAGTCGGCTCTCTCTCAGTGGAGGATACATCTGAACAGCCAGTGCTTCAGGGGCCCAGAACTCCTTGCCCTGGCTTGAGAGAGCAGGTTGTGGCAACTCCACAATCCAGTTTAAGGTTCTTGACTAGCAAGCCAGTCTCCTTGGTCAAGTTACAAGTTGTCCCAATGCCCAG AATGAAGGGACTGTCTAATATGCAAGACTGGAAATTCTTAACCCCAGTGCGGCGTTCTCTGCGGATAGAGCATGCCATATCCCGCTACCCAGAGATGCTGAAGGAACATGACACTGTAGTGTCTTCCCTTGATGAAATAATGGCCATGGAGGATGTGAGCCAGTTCGTGTTTCGTAAAAATGAGGCCCTGCTGGAAGAGGAGGACCTGAAGCTTTAG